A region of the Leptospiraceae bacterium genome:
GTATAATGCTCATCTCCGTAAATATAATAAGGCCTGGCATTCCTTCTTCCCTCTTTATCTAACATTAGATGCGTATATTCGTTTAAATCTATTATATCTACACCTCTTTTTAGCAATTCCTCTTTTAAGGAAAGTAAATAAGCATATCTATCATGATACTTACCCTGTTGCGAACAGGTTGCTGTCTGATTTCCAATAGAGGTAAGAGGCATCACCAGTTTTATTTTGTGTTTTTTCGTAACATCTATAATAGCGTCTATTGATTGCAAAATATAGTCCGGAATAGGGAACTTTGTAGGCGTATTTTTACATTCTCCTTCTGGAAGTTCTACTGGTGTATTTTGTAATTCTTGAATACTTATATTCTTCTTCATAAGAAACTCAGAAAAGAAAGAGTAATCCTTCCAGCTAAATAAGGTTTTTTTTATATTTAAAATTGGTTCAAGAACATTAGTCAGGAACCGATAACGTAATTGCTCCTGACTCAACTTCAAAGCCAGTAATAAGTAACTATTCTTCGTCATAAAAAATTGATATTTAAACATATTATAATGTTTTTTAGATTGAGTTCTTTTTTGAAAATCCAGTTCATCAATATCATCTCCGGGACTCGGCAAATAATATAGTAATTTGACATTTAACAGTGGAAGCTGTTTTTTTAACTTCAAAGCAATAGCACTCGGACCATAAGCATCTACAGCCAAATTTACAGACTGGTATTTTATTCCATTAGAATCCTTGTATGAATTTAGTTTCTGACAAAATGTATCTTCATCATCGACACCAAAACCCATAGTGATAGAATCTCCGATACAGGCAATTTGAGGCAAGGTATTATCTACTTCTTCGATTCCTCGAAGTCCCATTTTATTAATGCTCACCTTCATCGTAAAGTAGTCCATAAAATGTTTTACTCTTACACTAACTCCCGGTTCAAAATCTACAAAATATTCCGGATCAAACCTGTGATAAGCTTTTTGAATCCAATAATATTGCAGGGCTTCCGGCTGTATTAGTCTCAAAGAAAATTCTGTAAGAAAACAGGCAAGTAGTAATAGTAATATGATATAGGCTGCTTTTCTCATCTGTTACTTCCCTTCCTTTCTCTTTTTTGCCAGGGATAGGGCTTTATCCGATAAATTCTGTGATTGTAAACATAATAAATATGGTCGTGGAAAAATTTTAAAATATAGATTTTCTTTTTCCTCCATGAACACTTTCATCTGTTTAGCATTCTTGGATCCCGGCTCAGAAATGCAGTCCATAAGCTCAGTTATCATAGTAGCTTCATCCTGACTTAAACTTTTTCTTGCATCATAAAGCATTTTCTTCACTTTTTCAGTTTCTCCAAGGATAAGATAAAGGTCAAATAATTTTGCAAGTATCTCTTTATCATCAGAATTTTCATGCCTTGCCTTTTCAAGGTAAGAAATAGCCACCTGCAAAGAATCTATACTTTCAGAAAGAATAAAACCCAGCTTTTTATTTGCTGAAAAAGATGAATCATTTATTTTTAAAATTCGGGTATAATAATAAAAAGCTTCTTCCTTCTTCCCTTCCTTTTCTAATTCCAGGGCATTCTTTTCCAGGGCTTTTTCTCTTCCACAATAGCTGAGCGAGCTAAAAAGTAAAATAAACACTAATAACTTAAATTTTTTCTGAGGCATATACTTAACCTATTGAATCAATAATTTTCCCAAATCGTTCTTCCACCTTTTTCACAATTCCCAAGTCTTCCCGGAGAACTTTTGGATACCAGTCTTTTAACCTGCAATCCACAACAATAGGGGCTTTATACGAAAGATGGTTTCGAATCACTTCATAACGAGCATACACATCCCCGGCCGGCTCAAACCTGGTGAAAATAGTCCATAAAAAACTATGTGACGAATTACAGGCTTCTTCTACATCATCTACAAGAAATACAAAAATAAACCCCTCTATACATTTTTCTTCTAACAGCTTATCGGCCATCAAATCTCCTTTCTTGTAGATCTCTGATGAAACGCATAAAACACCGGGACAAAAAACTTTAGCTCTTTTAAAAACATTAGATTGAAAATTACCCAAAAACTCCTCTTTTAATACATTACGTTTTTCTCCAACTCCCAAAAGAAGCATTTTACTTCCGCTATTAACAGCCGGGCCGGTATAGTCAAGTGTATCCTGAGAAATATTAGCAAATATATGAATGTCTGTTGATACATTGATTCGTTCTAATACAGTAATAAAGGCTTTTTTGAAATCTTTCAATTCCACATTTACGTTAGTAACCATTAAGCATTTTGAAAGTGATAAATGTCCTTCGCCTAAAATTCTTAAGGCTGCGGTAAATGCTTCTTTAGGATAGCGCTCTTTTACTACAGCAGCAGCAAGGGTATGAACCCCGGACTCCTCATAGGCCCATACAGATAAAACTTTTGGCATCACAAGAGGAAACATGGGGGAGAGCAAATCCTGTAAATATTCAGCTATATAATGGTCTTCCTGGGGAGGACGACCGACCACTGTTGCAGGCCAGATTGCATTTTTTCTGTGGTATATATTTTTTACCTTAAATACGGGGTAATCATGCCGGAGAGCATAATAGCCGTAATGGTCTCCAAATGGCCCTTCGGGTCGCAATTCATCGGGTGGAATCTCTCCCACCAACATGAAATCAGCATCTGATACAATAGGTAGAGAAGATATAGCCAAATCTTTTGTAGTTTTTAACTTTTCTCCCAGTAAAAGAGAAGCAATTAGAAGTTCACTTAATTCTTCCGGAAGGGGGGCTACCGCGGCTATAGTTAGGGCCGGAGGTCCTCCTACATAAATATGACAGGGCAAACTTTCCTTCTTTTGTTTGGCTTCATAATGATGAAAACCTCCTCCGCGATGAATTTGGATATGCATACCGGTTGTGAGTTCATCATGAAACTGAATCCTATACATACCCAAATTTCCCTTACCATTATTCGGGCTCTGGGTATACACTAAAGGAAGTGTTACAAAACGTCCTCCATCTTCAGGCCAGGAACGAAGAGCCGGGAGCTTAAAAACATTGGGGGGATCTATTTTGCTTTGTAAAATTTCCGAAGAGATAGGCGAAATTTTCTTTGTTCCTACCCGCAAGCCTTGCAGCGCCAGATTACGCGCATTCCATAACTTCTTAAAACTGGGTGGCATAATTTCAGAAGCGAGTCTTGCCAGTTCTTGAACCAGTTCTATAGGTTTTCGTCCAAAAGCCAGTTCAATCCGTTTTTCTGAGCCATATAAATTTGTAGCCACCGGAAATTCAGAACCTTTCACCTTTAAAAAAAAGAGAGCCGGTCCTTTCTTTGCCACTACCCTTCTCTGTATTTCAGCAATTTCCAAATCCGGATCCACTTCCTCTTCAATTACAAGAAGTTCTTTTTCTTTGTGTAAGACTTTGATAAAGTCTCCGGTAGAACGTAACTTAATCATTTGCACTCACTCCTTTTCCCTGGAGTTTTATTATTTTTTTGGCTATTGATGAAGGAAATTCATTTATAAGATCTTTTTTATCTATCCATTTATAATCTATGCTTTTTAATAATTCTTTCATAAACTGAATACTGCTTGCCTGAGTAGTATAAACTTCTGTTTGAATATCATATTTAGTAATGGAATGTTTAAAAAAACCTTTCATTTTATGAAAAGAGAAACTCTTCAGTAATTGCCTGCAGGTTTCTGTATTCCGATAAGCTTCACCTTCTTTCTGATTTTGAGCTAAGAAAGGTAGAGAATAAATAGTTTTAAAAAACATTCGTTCTCCCTCTTTTAAGAGTAATAGTTTATTCGAATATTCTATTATATAAAATTTTAAAACCAGAGCTATTTTTTCTTTCTCTTTTTTCGTTACAGGTAGAAGATGAGCTTTGCTCTCTTTTTTTGCCAGACAATCCCGTTTTAAAGGGCAGTGCTCGCAAGTCGGAGTTTGCGTACAGACAAGAGCACCGAGTTCCATCATTGCCTGATTGTGATCCCCCGATTTAGCCTGGTTTAAAAAACTATCAGCCAGTTCTTGCAATTCTTTATGAGATTTTGGTAAAGTAATATCTTTTTCATAAAGAAAAAAACGAGACAGAACCCGCTTTACATTTCCATCTAACACAGCATAAGGCTTATCTAATGCAATGGATAATACAGCTCTGGCTGTATAAGGACCGATGCCCGGAATTTTCAGGGCTTCACTTAAAGTTTCAGGAAAAACTCCTCCGCAATCTTTTTGTATATACCTGGCAGCCTTATGAAGATTTAAAGCCCGGCTGTAGTAGCCCAGACCTTTCCAGTATTGCAAAACTTCCTCTTCTTTGGAGTTCGCTAAAGTTTGTATAGAAGGAAAACGCTGCATAAAGTTTTGATAGGAAGGTAACATATGGGCTACACGGGTTTGCTGTAACATAATCTCACTTACCCATATGCGGTACACTTCAGGGTTTTTTCTGAAAGGAAGTTCTCTTCGGTTTTCATAAAACCATTGTAATAATTTATCCTGTATGATCTCTTGTTTCATTCTGATTTCAGATTTCTTAGAAATTGCTTATATGAAATTCTTTGCATGGCTGAGGTCCGGACCAGGTTTAAAAATTCTTCTTCAGTAAGCTTTTTTAGTTTTTCACGGCTCATCGTTTTCCATTCTGATTTGACGTAAAAATCCTTTTCTTCTGTAAACAATTTACTTCCTCTTTTTTCCCGGTTCCAGGGACAAACTTCCTGACAAATATCACAACCATATACCCAACCGGATAAATCTTTTTTTGTTTCCTTTGAAAATTCTTCTTCTTTATTTTCGATAGTCAAATAAGAGATACATTTCCTGGCATCTATTTTATATTCTTCTAATGCACCAGTCGGACAGGCATCCACACACTTGCGACAGGTTCCACACCTATCAGGATGTAATTGATTTGTTTTTTCAAGTTCCACTTCAGAAAGAATTACACTCAAAAAGAAAAAAGAACCTCTATCCGAATGAATCAGGTTGGTATTCTTACCAATCCAACCGAGTCCCGCTTCCCTGCCTAAAATTTTTTCTGCAACAGGTAAGCTATCAACGCCCTGTCTGAATTTTTTTTCAGGAAATCTTTCTCGTAGAAATTGAAGAATAGGAAGAGATTTTTGTTTGATTATAGTATGGTAATCTTTTCCCAGAGCATAGGAAGAAATTTTAAAATCCAGCGTTTGTTTTATACGAGAATACTGAACGTCTCTATATAAAATTCCGAGGACAATCACCGAGGCCACTTCAAAGCCGAGAGATTCAAAATTAAGTCGTAAATGCTTATTTTTCTCAAACCAGGACATAGAACCATAACGTTTTTCTTCAATCCAGAGATTAATATTCTCCTTATCTTTTTCAGGTATCACAGCAGGGGCAATACCAAAAAGTTGAAAGCCCCGGGATCTGGCTAATTCTTTTAAAGTGTTTATTTCCATAAAAACATCAATACCGAGAATTACTAATTATCCGGTTTCTATTCATAATAAATAGCTTGTCAAAGCCCGAAAAACCTGCAAGAATAATAAACTAAAGAAAAGGCAGAAAATGGACTCTTCAGAACTCGAACAATTCCTAAAGAACTTAAAGTATAGCGAACTCGATACCGAAGGATTTCTTCTACAATTAGAAAAGAAAATCATAGAACACCAGAACATTTTGCATAAACTATTTCAAATGGTTTCAAAACATTTACCCGGCTCAAAAGAAACTTCTTTCGAAGAAGGAGCTCTTGCAGCTTTACTTGGATGCTTGCAGGGTTTCGCAGAAAGAGAACTAGATCCATTAACAAAACAGCATATCTCCATTTTCCGAGAAGTATTAGGGGAGATTCATGAAGTCTATACAGACATACAATACAAAATTCCGGACAGAGAAACCTGGCTACAAGAATGCTATGACTATGGAATCAAATCAGTATACTACCTTGATTGGAAACTATACCTCAGCCAAATTTTATACTAAGAACTGAGAGTTAAGACCTCATAACCGGATTCAGTCACCAGAACCGTATGTTCAAACTGAGCCGAAAATTTTCCATCTTTTGTACGGACAGTCCACTTATCCTGCTTATCAAAATCAACCTGCCAGGTACCCAAATTTACCATCGGTTCAATGGTAAAAGTCATGCCAGGACTGAGTTTCGGTAAAAGTCCTTTTTGCTTAAAATGGGGAATCTGAGGGTCTTCATGGAACTTACGTCCAATCCCGTGCCCCATTAAATCTCTTACAATCCCATAGCCTTTCGGGGTAAGATATTCATCAATTGCATTAGATATATCGTTAATACGATTACCGGGTTTTACCTGCTCTATTCCCAACCACATTGCTTTTTTTGTATCTTCGACAAGAAGTCTTATTTCATCCGGAACTTCCCCAATAATAAAAGTTTTAGAAGTATCTCCATGATAACCATTCAC
Encoded here:
- a CDS encoding UbiD family decarboxylase encodes the protein MKLRSTGDFIKVLHKEKELLVIEEEVDPDLEIAEIQRRVVAKKGPALFFLKVKGSEFPVATNLYGSEKRIELAFGRKPIELVQELARLASEIMPPSFKKLWNARNLALQGLRVGTKKISPISSEILQSKIDPPNVFKLPALRSWPEDGGRFVTLPLVYTQSPNNGKGNLGMYRIQFHDELTTGMHIQIHRGGGFHHYEAKQKKESLPCHIYVGGPPALTIAAVAPLPEELSELLIASLLLGEKLKTTKDLAISSLPIVSDADFMLVGEIPPDELRPEGPFGDHYGYYALRHDYPVFKVKNIYHRKNAIWPATVVGRPPQEDHYIAEYLQDLLSPMFPLVMPKVLSVWAYEESGVHTLAAAVVKERYPKEAFTAALRILGEGHLSLSKCLMVTNVNVELKDFKKAFITVLERINVSTDIHIFANISQDTLDYTGPAVNSGSKMLLLGVGEKRNVLKEEFLGNFQSNVFKRAKVFCPGVLCVSSEIYKKGDLMADKLLEEKCIEGFIFVFLVDDVEEACNSSHSFLWTIFTRFEPAGDVYARYEVIRNHLSYKAPIVVDCRLKDWYPKVLREDLGIVKKVEERFGKIIDSIG
- the mutY gene encoding A/G-specific adenine glycosylase, with amino-acid sequence MKQEIIQDKLLQWFYENRRELPFRKNPEVYRIWVSEIMLQQTRVAHMLPSYQNFMQRFPSIQTLANSKEEEVLQYWKGLGYYSRALNLHKAARYIQKDCGGVFPETLSEALKIPGIGPYTARAVLSIALDKPYAVLDGNVKRVLSRFFLYEKDITLPKSHKELQELADSFLNQAKSGDHNQAMMELGALVCTQTPTCEHCPLKRDCLAKKESKAHLLPVTKKEKEKIALVLKFYIIEYSNKLLLLKEGERMFFKTIYSLPFLAQNQKEGEAYRNTETCRQLLKSFSFHKMKGFFKHSITKYDIQTEVYTTQASSIQFMKELLKSIDYKWIDKKDLINEFPSSIAKKIIKLQGKGVSAND
- the queG gene encoding tRNA epoxyqueuosine(34) reductase QueG — protein: MEINTLKELARSRGFQLFGIAPAVIPEKDKENINLWIEEKRYGSMSWFEKNKHLRLNFESLGFEVASVIVLGILYRDVQYSRIKQTLDFKISSYALGKDYHTIIKQKSLPILQFLRERFPEKKFRQGVDSLPVAEKILGREAGLGWIGKNTNLIHSDRGSFFFLSVILSEVELEKTNQLHPDRCGTCRKCVDACPTGALEEYKIDARKCISYLTIENKEEEFSKETKKDLSGWVYGCDICQEVCPWNREKRGSKLFTEEKDFYVKSEWKTMSREKLKKLTEEEFLNLVRTSAMQRISYKQFLRNLKSE
- the map gene encoding type I methionyl aminopeptidase, which encodes MIHIKNKAEIERMRAAGKFAAQLLEYIEPFVKPGISTQELNDLCHQYTTKRGARSAPLNYRGFPKAICTSINNVVCHGIPKKEEVVKEGDIINVDVTPIVNGYHGDTSKTFIIGEVPDEIRLLVEDTKKAMWLGIEQVKPGNRINDISNAIDEYLTPKGYGIVRDLMGHGIGRKFHEDPQIPHFKQKGLLPKLSPGMTFTIEPMVNLGTWQVDFDKQDKWTVRTKDGKFSAQFEHTVLVTESGYEVLTLSS